In Malaclemys terrapin pileata isolate rMalTer1 chromosome 11, rMalTer1.hap1, whole genome shotgun sequence, a single genomic region encodes these proteins:
- the LOC128845547 gene encoding uncharacterized protein LOC128845547: MQSVGRGPVQDNSLAGLLGEPRTLSSGWRRQSPGSKRGLQLLFQVPHTQGAQSSDRLGSAASGVDASPAHPSTLWCHCRQVYLPMSYCYATRLTAEEDELVQSLRQELYVQDYSSIAWPAQRNNVAACDLYTPHSWLLTLANAILNVYEAHHSARLRQRAIAELYDHIKADDRFTKAISSGLVGCSLPFPTNQRSWLHFLPRCGRVRPGTPQLCTDALLLARNHSNQQSRQAQGLLCWALHTGEFTVDDKGMSRLVGEESVSSRLDIVQWQWRLGVPDAPLCRVFAGDSWGVWSQPGEGRGWRVISCPVMGNGHGDAKGSVL; encoded by the exons ATGCAGTCTGTCGGCAGAGGCCCTGTCCAGGATAACAGCCTCGCTGGGTTGCTGGGAGAGCccagaacgctgtcctcgggctgGAGGAGACAGTCTCCTGGCTCCAAACGAGGGCTCCAGCTTCTCTTCCAGGTCCCCCACACCCAAGGAGCACAGAGCAGCGATCGCCTGGGGTCG GCTGCTTCCGGCGTGGatgccagcccagcccacccctccACGCTGTGGTGCCACTGCCGCCAGGTGTACCTGCCGATGAGCTACTGCTATGCCACGCGCCTGACTGCCGAGGAGGATGAGCTTGTCCAGAGCCTCAGACAG gagctGTACGTCCAGGACTACTCCAGCATTGCCTGGCCGGCCCAGAGGAATAACGTGGCTGCCTGCGATCTCTACACCCCGCACAGCTGGCTGCTCACACTCGCCAATG CCATCCTGAACGTGTACGAAGCCCACCACAGCGCCCGGCTGAGGCAGCGAGCCATCGCGGAGCTGTACGACCACATCAAGGCTGACGACAGATTCACCAAGGCCATCAGCAGTGGCCTGGTAGGCTGCTCGTTACCGTTCCCAACGAATCAACGGAGCTGGCTCCATTTCCTGCCCAGGTGCGGGAGAGTCCGGCCTGGgactccccagctctgcacagatgccctgctgctggcacgtaACCATAGCAACCAGCAATCCAGGCAGGCTCAGGGcctgttgtgctgggcgctgcacacaGGAGAGTTCACGGTGGATGACAAGGGCATGAGCAggctggtgggagaggagagCGTGAGCAGCCGCTTGGACATTGTACAGTGGCAATGGAGGCTGGGCGTGCCAGATGCCCCCCTCTGCAGAGTCTTTGCTGGGGACAGCTGGGGGGTGTGGAGTCAGCCGGGGGAAGGCCGTGGCTGGAGAGTGATCTCCTGCCCTGTGATGGGGAACGGACATGGGGATGCCAAGGGGTCCGTTCTGTGA